The window TCTGTGGTTCTATGGGGAAAAAGAATGCTGATAATATGAAGTTTTGGACAGTGGATGAATTCAAGCAGTTCATTAAGTTTTCAGATAATCCAATGTATACTGTTATTTATCAAATTTTATTTTGGACTGGAATGCGTATTGGTGAATGTTTAGCTTTAACACTTAATGACTTTGATTTTGAAACAGAAACTGTTTCAATCAATAAGAATTATGCTAGACACCAAAAGCAAGATCTGATCCTAAAACCTAAAACACCAAAATCAAAACGGATCATTACCATTCCCAAATTCTTATGTGACATCATCAATGAATATTTATCAAAGCTTTATGATTATGATCCAAGTGAAAGATTGTTCCCAATAGCAAGAAGCACCATGAATGGTCATTTGGTTAGAATAGCAAAGAAAGCAAAAGTAAAACGAATTAGGGTTCATGATCTTCGTCATTCCCATGCTTCACTTTTAATTGAAGAAGGTTTTTCACCCTTGCTGATTTCTGAAAGACTTGGACATGAAAACATTGAAACTACACTTCAAACTTATTCACATCTTTATCCTAACAAGCATAGTGAAGTTGCTAATAAATTAGATAAAATTAATGATAATTATGACACCACTGAAACACCTGAAAAATAAAAAATGTATCATTCGTGTATCGCAAGCATAAAACAAACCCTGTAAGCCTAACGAAATCAAGGCATACAGGGTTTTGTCATTCTACTCCCACTCAATAGTTCCTGGAGGTTTAGAAGTTATATCATAAACTACTCTATTAACTCCATCAACTTCATTAACTATTCTACTAGATATTTTTTCAAGCACATCATAAGGCATTTTGTACCAGTCAGATGTCATTCCATCAGAAGATGTAACTGCTCTTAATCCTACTAAGTGAGCATAAGTTCTCTCATCTCCCATAACTCCTACTGTCTTAACATCTGGTAATGTTGCAAATGCTTGCCATATTTTATCATATAAATCATTATTTTTAAGTTCTTGCATATATATATCATCAGCTTCTCTTAATATATCAAGCTTGTCCTTAGTAACTTCGCCTATAACTCTTATTCCAAGTCCTGGTCCTGGGAATGGATGTCTAAATATTAAATACTCAGGAATTTCAAGTTCAAGACCTAATCTTCTAACTTCATCTTTGAATAAAGATCTTAATGGTTCTATTATTTCAAACTCTATATCTTCAGGTATTCCACCTACGTTATGGTGAGATTTTATAGTAGAGGCTCCACTTTCACCTGCTCCACTTTCTATAACATCAGGATATATAGTTCCTTGAACTAAGAAATCCATCTTTCCTAATTTATTAGACTCTTCTTCAAATACTCTTATAAATTCTTCTCCAATTATTTTTCTCTTAGCTTCTGGCTCAGATACTCCTGATAATTTGCTTAAGAATCTGTCTTGAGCATTAACTCTTATTAAGTTCATCTTGAACTCTTTTCTAAATATCTGCTCTACTTGATCTCCTTCATTCTTTCTAAGTAAACCATGATCTACGAATATACAAGTAAGATTATCTCCTATAGCTTTATGAACTAAAACTGCAGCAACTGAGCTGTCCACTCCTCCACTTAGAGCACATAATACTTTTTTGTCTCCTACTTTTTCCTTTATTTCTTTTACTTTTTGATCTATAAAAGAATCCATAGTCCAGCTTCCGTTTAAATTACATA is drawn from Tepidibacter hydrothermalis and contains these coding sequences:
- a CDS encoding site-specific integrase codes for the protein MPTYKDEKRGSWYAKFNYTDWTGNIKQKLKRGFKTQKEAKAFEREFLEKSQASPDMTFGALVELYMEDCKSRLKPTTYENKEYVIGLKVLPYFKDMPINSIEPATVRKWQNELISHENNYSPTYLKTVNNQLSAIFNFACKYYKLPSNPARICGSMGKKNADNMKFWTVDEFKQFIKFSDNPMYTVIYQILFWTGMRIGECLALTLNDFDFETETVSINKNYARHQKQDLILKPKTPKSKRIITIPKFLCDIINEYLSKLYDYDPSERLFPIARSTMNGHLVRIAKKAKVKRIRVHDLRHSHASLLIEEGFSPLLISERLGHENIETTLQTYSHLYPNKHSEVANKLDKINDNYDTTETPEK
- the guaA gene encoding glutamine-hydrolyzing GMP synthase; translated protein: MEKELVLIVDFGGQYNQLIARRVRDCNVYCEIIPYTYSLEKIKEKNPKGIIFTGGPSSVYAEGAPKISKEIFEMNIPILGICYGAQIMSHTLGGNVRRGDKREYGKTEINYKESLIFKGVDSKNITWMSHTDLIDKAPEGFEIIAHTNDCPVAAIQNEEKKLYGVQFHPEVEHSIQGNEIIKNFLFEVCNLNGSWTMDSFIDQKVKEIKEKVGDKKVLCALSGGVDSSVAAVLVHKAIGDNLTCIFVDHGLLRKNEGDQVEQIFRKEFKMNLIRVNAQDRFLSKLSGVSEPEAKRKIIGEEFIRVFEEESNKLGKMDFLVQGTIYPDVIESGAGESGASTIKSHHNVGGIPEDIEFEIIEPLRSLFKDEVRRLGLELEIPEYLIFRHPFPGPGLGIRVIGEVTKDKLDILREADDIYMQELKNNDLYDKIWQAFATLPDVKTVGVMGDERTYAHLVGLRAVTSSDGMTSDWYKMPYDVLEKISSRIVNEVDGVNRVVYDITSKPPGTIEWE